GGGTAATCGACCGCGGTATCGTTCCACTCGACCAGCAATTGCTGTAGCTCTTGCTGTGGCAGGAAGGAGAAGTCTGTGATGCGCTTTCCGGCATCGCTTATGATTTCTTGTAGCAGCGTCAGATAATGCTGCTGCATGCGCTGGATGGTTGGAGTATCGAACAGGTCCGTGTTGTAGCGCAGTTCGCCGATAAGCTCATCGCCTCTTTCCCACATCGTCAGGTCCAGGTCGAACATTGCAGGCTCGTCGTCCAGAACTAAATTCTGCTGCTTGCTCGCTGCGATTGCATCCCCTTTCCTCAAGCCCGCTGTTTCGCTATCAAGTTTTAAGGCGCTCAAGGTCAGTCCCGGCAGGCTTACCTGGCCACGCGGGACGTTTTGCAGCGCGAACATCACCTGCGTCAGCGGATTGCGGCTCAAATCGCGTTCCGGCTGGAGTTCTTCCACCAGCTTTTCAAAAGGCAGGTCCTGGTGATCGTAGGCGCCGAGGGTGACTTCGCGTACCCGTTGCAATACTTCACGGAAGGTTGGATTGCCGGAGAGGTCGGTACAAAGTGCCAGGGTGTTGATAAAGCAGCCGATCAGGCCCTCAAGTTTCCTATCGGTGCGCCCGGCGATAGGGATGCCAACGACGATGCGCTCCTGTTCCGTGTAGCGATAGAGCAGAGTTTTGAAGGCGGCGAGCAGGGTCATGAAGAGCGTGACTCCCTCGCGGCGGCTGAACGCTCTCAATGCCTCGGTTAATTCTGCCGGCAAAACGACCAGTTGGGCCGCGCCACGAAATGTTTGTACGGCGGGACGCGGCCTGTCGGTGGGAAGTTGCAGAACAGGAAGACCGGTCAGTTGCGATTTCCAGTAATTCAACTGTTCTTCCAGCACTTCGCCCTGGAGCCAGTTCTGCTGCCAGATGGCATAATCGACATATTGGATGGGCAATTCCGGCAGCGGCGATGGTTGCCCGTAGACATTGGCGGTATAGAGTTCGCATAGTTCGTGAAACAGAATCTCCATCGACCAGGCATCGGAGACGATATGGTGCATGGTGATCATCATGGCGTGATCGTCTGGAGCCAGCTTCAGCATCGTTGCGCGCAGCAAGGGACCGCGGCGCAGGTCAAAAGGCTTGCGAATTTCCTCTTTAATCAGGCGGCGCAGCTTGATCTTCTGCACGTCCTGTGAAAATCCCTGCAAGTCCAGTAGCGGCATGCTGAAGGATATGCGGGGAGCAATGGCCTGTACGAGGATGCCTCCCACCACTCTGAATGTTGTACGCAGCACCTCGTGGCGGCGGATGATCTCGCGCAGTCCGTTCTCCATTGCCGCCACATTCATTTGCCCGGTCAGGCGTACCGTCATGGGAATGTTATAGACGCCTGGTTCCCATTCATTCAGAAACCACAGCCTGCTCTGGGCAAACGACGCGGGGAAAAAGGAGAGTTCCTCTTCCCGTACTTCAGATTCGTGCTGCCTGCTGTCACCATTATAGGTGCTGTTTGTGGCTGTTGTATCAGTGAAAGATTCCATCATATTCATCCTTTCGACAGTACAGCATCCAGATGGTCGTGTTCATCTCTTACTGGCCCTCTTCTTCTAAAGGTGATCGCTGGATACGATGCGCTTCCCTGGCAACCGCTACAAGCGAGGGCTTGCGCAATTCATCAGTGCGAGTCTTCATCTTTTCGATGGCTTCCGCGACTCCTGCAATGGTGGGTGTCTTAAAGAGGACGCGCAAGGGCAATTCTACCTCGAAGGCATCGCGGATGCGCGCGACGACCTGGGTGATGAGCAGCGAATGCCCCCCGGCCTCAAAGAAGTTATCGTGAATGCCGATGCGCTCGACTTCAAGCACGTCGCGCCATATTTTCGCTAGCTCCTCCTCGGTAGGCGTGCGCGGCGCTACAAATGCTGCCTGTGAAAGCGCATCGACCTGATCCGGCGCGGGTAGTGCCTTGCGATCCAATTTGCCATTCGCCGTCAGCGGTAGGGCGTGCATCATGACGAAGGCCGAGGGAACCATATACTCCGGCAGTATATCTTTCATATAGCCAGATAACTCGTCACTCTGAAGATTCTGTCCCGGCTGTGGAACGATGTAGGCGATGAGGCGCTGGTTGCCAGGAGTGTCCTCGCGTACCAGTACGGCGCACTCGCGAATGGCAACGTGCCGACTCAACACGGCCTCGATTTCTCCTAACTCGATGCGGTAGCCGCGCAGTTTGACCTGGTGATCGATGCGCCCAAGGAATTCCAGTGTGCCATCGCTGCGGTAACGAACCAGGTCACCGGTTTTATACAGGCGCGCGCCTGATTCATTGCTGAATGGATCGGGAATAAAGGCCTCTGCTGTGCGCGCTGCCTCTCCCAGGTAGCCACGTCCAACGCCTGCGCCGCCAACATACAGCTCCCCGCTGACTCCGACCGGCACCGGCTGTAACATCGCATCCAGCACATAAGTGCGCATATTGGGAATGGCGCGTCCGATGGGTATCGTTCTCTCCGTTTCGGCGGGTGGCCGGGAGATGGCGTGATGCGTCACATCGTCGGAACACTCGGTCGGCCCATAGGCATTCATGAGCGGGCAGTGAGGATAGCGTTCCAGCCAGCGGTGGCAGAGGTCTACCGGCAGTGCTTCGCCTGTTGGAATGAGCCAGCGCAGGGACGAGAGCGCGGGTTTGCCGGTTGCATCAGCTTCCGGTGCGTCCAGCATAGCGCGCAGCAGCGAGGGGACGGTTTCCAGAATGCTGATCTGCCATGATTCCACCTCGGAGAGCAGGCGCGCGGGGTCATGCGCGATCTCATCAGGCAAGATGTGTACCTGCCCACCGACCAGCAGGGCGGCCAGCATTTGCCAGACGGAGATATCGAAGCATTGCGAGGCCGTTTGCGCCACATCGTCTGCATCAGTCAGTTGCAGCGCGTCGATTTTGGCAAACAGGTGGTTCAGCATGCCGCGCTGCTCGATCATGACACCCTTGGGCGTGCCGGTGGAACCGGACGTGTAGATGACGTAAGCCAGGTGGTGCGGCTCTGCCACTGGCTGCAAATTCTCCATACCTTGCCAATGCCGATCCAGCATATCTTCAAGCGTAAGTATCTGGGGGCGTTCAGCGAGTTCCGTTACGGTAGCGTTGATTTGAGCAACAAATGACTGAGAGGTAAGCACAAGGGCCGTGTGGCTATGTTCTATAATGTGGCGCATGCGAGCAGGCGGGTGATGTGGATCAAGTGGGAGATAGGCGCCGCCTGCTTTAAAGACGGCCAGGATAGCAGTCAGCAAGTCGATGCCGCGCTCGGCAAGCAGGCCAACGAGCGTATCCGGGCCGACTCCCAGCGCGCGCAACTCGTGAGCAAGCCCGTTGGCACAGCGGTTCAATTGCCGGTAGGTAAGAGCCTCCTGCTGGCAGACGACAGCTATAGCGTTTGGGGTGCGCTCGACCTGGGCCTCGAAAAGGGCAGGGAAACATTGCGCGATGGGATAGGCCTTTTCAGTTGCGTTCCACTCGTTGAGCTGTTGTTCCAGTTCACTTTCAGAAAGCAGTGGAAAGGCAGTAATTTTCTGCTCGGGATTGGCGACTATCATTTCCAGCACGCGCTGGAAGTGCCCGGCCATGCGCTCTATCGTGGACGCTTCAAACAGGTCGGTACTGTATTCGATGAAACCGGTCAATCCCTCTGGTGTTTCTTGCAGACACAATGAGAGATCGAACTTGGCGGTGTTGTTTTCTAGCGCGACCTGGCTGATGGTGAGTCCGGCCAGTTCCTGGTCGGCCAGGGGCATATTTTGCAGGATGAACATGACCTGGAATAAGGGATTATGGCTCAAGCTACGTTCAGGCTGCAAATCCTCGACCAGCTTCTCGAAAGGCAGGTCCTGGGAATCGTAGGCGCCCAGCGTGACCTGGCGCACACGTTTGAGCAGCGCACGGAAGCTGGGATGACCGGCCAGGCTGGTACGCAGCACCAGTGTGTTGACAAAACAACCAAGCAATCCCTCAAATTCGGGACGGGTACGCCCGGCAATAGGCGTGCCGATGAGCAGGTCTTCCTGGCCCGAATAGCGATAGAGCAATACCTGGAAGGCAGCCAGCAGCGTCATGAACAGCGTGACGCCTTCCTGCCGGCTCAGGGCCGATAATTCCTGACTCAAAGATAAAGGCAGTCGCAAGGGCAGGCGTTTGCCCCGGTAGGTTGAGACGGCGGGCCGGGGATGATCGGCGGGCAATTCCAGGATGGGAAGATCGCCACTCAGTTGCCGTTTCCAGTAGGCCAATTGCCGGTCGAGGCGGCCAGATTCCAGTTCGCGTCTTTGCCAGCGCGCGTAGTCGGCGTATTGCAGCTTCAACTCTGGCAGGGGTGGTGTCTGCCCGGCAGCAAACGATGAATAGAGGACACCGATTTCTTTGACGAAGACCTCTGCCGACCAGCCATCGGTGATGATATGGTGCATGATGGTGAGCGAGACGTGTTCCTGCTCGTCGAGTTGCAAGAGGACGGTGCGCCAGGGCATCTCTCTTTCGAGATGGAATGGGCGCTCCAGCTCTTCTTTCACCTTCCTCTGTACAGCGGCCTCGCGTTCTGCCGCCGGTATGCCGCGCAGGTCGATGAAAGGCAATGTCAGATTCAGGTGAAAGGTGGGATCGATGACCTGCACGGCCTGCCCATCGATCATCGGAAAGGTGCTGCGCAGGATTTCGTGCCGGCGCGTGATCTCTCTTGCGGTCTGCGTGAGCGCCTCGACGTTCAACTTGCCGCGCATATAGACGGCTATTGGCTCATTGTAGGCGGAACTTTCTGGCTCCAACCGCTGTAAGAACCAGAGTCGCTGCTGCGCGAACGATAATGGTGCCGGGCCGCGCTCTTTTTCCTGTGATGGCTCGATTTCAGGCGGTTCAAGGGTTGCTGTCCTGCCTGCGGGAGATGCCGGAACGCGCATATAGCGCAGGCGTTTTTCCAGCAGCGCCTGCTTCGCGGCGGAAAGCTCGGCGCGTCGTTTCAAGAAGGTATCCTCTGTATTCATAGCTGCTCTCTTCTCTTTTCAAACGCTGGCCGATCAATCGGCGATGGGCGCGATGAATCGGCCCCTACCTTGGCTGGCCGATGAATCGGCCCATACACGACTGGACAGCGTGGACTGATGTTTGTCTATTCAACAATCACCCGCACGTAGGGTGGAAATGGCTGGATATGGCTCAGATCATTTTCGAAAATCACCAGGTTGCCGTTCTGCTCTACCTCTTTGAACCCACCAAATTTGTAGGTGATGTACATCATGCGGTTGCGGTCGGTTGGTACGAATTCGGCGCGCAGTCGCACGCCCGCGTCCTTTGCCTGGTGCAACAGGTAGTTGATCAGGATGGTTCCGACGCCACGCGACATGACGCGGCACGACATCAGCAACAATTTGATGGTCCATACCTCCGGCATGCATTCCAGCAGAGCCAGCCCGATCTTGCCATATGTGCCGAATCGGTCATCGAGGCCGGCTATGAACAGTTTGTGCGTGTCCGATTGCCGGAAGGCGTTCAGTTCCTCGTAGGAGTAGGTGTAGCCGGTCGTGTTCAACTGGTGCGTGCGCACGGTCAGTTCTTCCGCGCGCCGCAGGTCCTCTTCTCGTGCTTCGGCGAGAGTAAAAACCATGTCCAGCGTGGCAAGGAACGCCTCGTTGGGACCGTTGAAGGCTTTTTCGGCCCTGTCCCGTTCGATATCGCTCAGGTACATCAACCGCCGCTTGCGCGAGTCTTCAGTGATAAAGCGCGGATTCATTTCAGGCATAGCCAGTATCGTACCAATGTCCCGCGCATTGATGCATAATACCTGGGGCAGCGTAAAAGCTATCTCTGCCAGTTCGAAATCCGAATCGTCAACAAATGCGAGCGTATCGATGCCGATATTAATCGACTGCGCAATCGATTTGAGCGAATCGGCCTTGGAATTCCAATGGATTTGCGGGTAGAGAAAATACTCGCGGATGCCAAGTCCCTCGAGCTTGCACATAGCTATGTCATATTCGTTTTTACTGGCGATGGAGTTCAAAATGCCCCGTTCGTCCAGGGTCTTGATGACATGTATGACCTCGTCTCGCAATAAGACCTGTTCATCCTCTAACAATGTCCCATCCCAGAGCGTGTTATCGAGGTCCCATACCACGCACTTGATCGATTGTTTCTTTGCCTGGCTAGAAGCCTTGCCCGGCATTTGCTCGCTGCTCTCGATTGAATCTGCCGCGGCAAGGTTCTGAACCGCGTTGCCCGCCATCGTTCTCGCTCCTTTCTTAGTTGATCAGTCGCTATGCATTTAATTTGAGCATGACTGAGTTGCCTGTGAGGCCTGTTTCCTGGTAGCCATATCTGGCGATGGTGATCTGCTGGATTTGCGTACTGCCCTCGATAATCTCCATGACCCGCGAGTCGCGCAGGTATCTCTGCACGGAGTATTCTTCGCTGCAGCCGTTGGCGCCATGAATCTGTACCGCGTCGTTGGCGGCCCTGGCAGCGATGGTAGAGGCGAAGTACTTGGCAATCCACGTCTCCATGATGGTTTCCGGGTCGCCGCTCTCCTTTAGATACCCGGCCTTACAGCACAGCAGGCGGGCAGCTTTCACATTCGTAATCATATCCGTAATCATTTGCTGGATGAGCTGGTGTTCCTTGAGGTAGGCATCGAACTGCCTGCGAGTGCTTGTGTACTTGAGCGATGCCTCCAGGCAGGCTTGAGCAATTCCGACGCATCCCCACGCCACACTATACCTGCCTATATCAAGGGCCGAGGTCGCGACCGACGCCAGGCCGAACCCCTTGCCACCAAGGAGATTCTCACGCGGTATGCGGCAATCATTCAGGCGAAGTTCTGCCAGCATCGACGCCCTTGTACCCAGCATGCCCTTAATAGGCCTTCTTGAGAATCCCGGTGCGTTCTTATCTACCAGAAACGCGGAAACTCTGCCATCGCATTGCGCGAAAATCAGGAAGAGGTCGGCGATTTGCCCATAGGTTGTCCATTTCTTTGTGCCGTTGAGAACATAGTAATCGCCGTCGAGCCGCGCTGTTGTCTCGATACTTTTGGCATCGCTGCCGGCATTGGGCTCGCTCAGGCCAAAAGCTCCAAGCATTACGCCACTGGCCAGGTCCGGTAGCCAGCGTGCTTTCTG
The nucleotide sequence above comes from Ktedonobacteraceae bacterium. Encoded proteins:
- a CDS encoding amino acid adenylation domain-containing protein gives rise to the protein MNTEDTFLKRRAELSAAKQALLEKRLRYMRVPASPAGRTATLEPPEIEPSQEKERGPAPLSFAQQRLWFLQRLEPESSAYNEPIAVYMRGKLNVEALTQTAREITRRHEILRSTFPMIDGQAVQVIDPTFHLNLTLPFIDLRGIPAAEREAAVQRKVKEELERPFHLEREMPWRTVLLQLDEQEHVSLTIMHHIITDGWSAEVFVKEIGVLYSSFAAGQTPPLPELKLQYADYARWQRRELESGRLDRQLAYWKRQLSGDLPILELPADHPRPAVSTYRGKRLPLRLPLSLSQELSALSRQEGVTLFMTLLAAFQVLLYRYSGQEDLLIGTPIAGRTRPEFEGLLGCFVNTLVLRTSLAGHPSFRALLKRVRQVTLGAYDSQDLPFEKLVEDLQPERSLSHNPLFQVMFILQNMPLADQELAGLTISQVALENNTAKFDLSLCLQETPEGLTGFIEYSTDLFEASTIERMAGHFQRVLEMIVANPEQKITAFPLLSESELEQQLNEWNATEKAYPIAQCFPALFEAQVERTPNAIAVVCQQEALTYRQLNRCANGLAHELRALGVGPDTLVGLLAERGIDLLTAILAVFKAGGAYLPLDPHHPPARMRHIIEHSHTALVLTSQSFVAQINATVTELAERPQILTLEDMLDRHWQGMENLQPVAEPHHLAYVIYTSGSTGTPKGVMIEQRGMLNHLFAKIDALQLTDADDVAQTASQCFDISVWQMLAALLVGGQVHILPDEIAHDPARLLSEVESWQISILETVPSLLRAMLDAPEADATGKPALSSLRWLIPTGEALPVDLCHRWLERYPHCPLMNAYGPTECSDDVTHHAISRPPAETERTIPIGRAIPNMRTYVLDAMLQPVPVGVSGELYVGGAGVGRGYLGEAARTAEAFIPDPFSNESGARLYKTGDLVRYRSDGTLEFLGRIDHQVKLRGYRIELGEIEAVLSRHVAIRECAVLVREDTPGNQRLIAYIVPQPGQNLQSDELSGYMKDILPEYMVPSAFVMMHALPLTANGKLDRKALPAPDQVDALSQAAFVAPRTPTEEELAKIWRDVLEVERIGIHDNFFEAGGHSLLITQVVARIRDAFEVELPLRVLFKTPTIAGVAEAIEKMKTRTDELRKPSLVAVAREAHRIQRSPLEEEGQ
- a CDS encoding HAD-IIIC family phosphatase, giving the protein MAGNAVQNLAAADSIESSEQMPGKASSQAKKQSIKCVVWDLDNTLWDGTLLEDEQVLLRDEVIHVIKTLDERGILNSIASKNEYDIAMCKLEGLGIREYFLYPQIHWNSKADSLKSIAQSINIGIDTLAFVDDSDFELAEIAFTLPQVLCINARDIGTILAMPEMNPRFITEDSRKRRLMYLSDIERDRAEKAFNGPNEAFLATLDMVFTLAEAREEDLRRAEELTVRTHQLNTTGYTYSYEELNAFRQSDTHKLFIAGLDDRFGTYGKIGLALLECMPEVWTIKLLLMSCRVMSRGVGTILINYLLHQAKDAGVRLRAEFVPTDRNRMMYITYKFGGFKEVEQNGNLVIFENDLSHIQPFPPYVRVIVE
- a CDS encoding acyl-CoA dehydrogenase family protein, which produces MKIELTPEQKQAQATFRAFVEEEIIPIADQNDREEYTPPGLIEKIAQKGFLGALTPPEYGGSGMDMITFGLLNEELGRGCSSIRSLLTVHSMVSHAILRWGNKQQKARWLPDLASGVMLGAFGLSEPNAGSDAKSIETTARLDGDYYVLNGTKKWTTYGQIADLFLIFAQCDGRVSAFLVDKNAPGFSRRPIKGMLGTRASMLAELRLNDCRIPRENLLGGKGFGLASVATSALDIGRYSVAWGCVGIAQACLEASLKYTSTRRQFDAYLKEHQLIQQMITDMITNVKAARLLCCKAGYLKESGDPETIMETWIAKYFASTIAARAANDAVQIHGANGCSEEYSVQRYLRDSRVMEIIEGSTQIQQITIARYGYQETGLTGNSVMLKLNA